A genomic segment from Bacteroidales bacterium encodes:
- a CDS encoding thiolase domain-containing protein, which translates to MRDIAIIGIGMTKFGELWEKSLRDIAVEAALNCLSDAGTDRIDSITIGCMSGGLFNGQEHLSSLIPDYMGRLGTPAVRVESACASGGMAVRSAFMEVASGMSDYVLALGVEKMNDVDGNQATHALATAADGDYEAFHGINFPGLYALMAKAHMEKYGTTRDQLAEVAVKNHRNGALNPHSQFPMEITKDTVLKSAMVADPLRLFDCSPVTDGAAAVLITTVDEAKKLGKQPLVVISGIGVATDTIQLCQRRDILKLDAIELAGQRALKMAGKTIRDINFAEVHDCFTIAELMVIEALGIVEPGQSGPATVSGLTSLTGKFPINPSGGLKSKGHPVGATGVAQVCEAVLQLRGKAGKRQIKNAKTALTQNMGGSGGSCVIHILEAK; encoded by the coding sequence ATGAGAGATATAGCAATTATTGGTATTGGAATGACCAAATTCGGCGAACTCTGGGAAAAATCACTCAGAGATATCGCTGTTGAAGCTGCTTTAAACTGCTTGAGTGATGCAGGAACCGACAGGATTGATTCAATCACTATCGGCTGCATGTCGGGTGGTTTGTTTAACGGACAGGAACATCTGTCAAGTTTAATCCCTGACTATATGGGACGACTCGGAACACCTGCAGTACGTGTTGAATCTGCATGCGCTTCGGGAGGAATGGCTGTGCGTTCAGCATTCATGGAAGTGGCATCAGGAATGTCGGATTATGTTCTCGCTCTCGGCGTTGAAAAAATGAATGATGTTGACGGAAATCAGGCAACTCATGCACTTGCAACCGCTGCCGATGGAGATTATGAAGCATTTCACGGAATAAATTTTCCGGGCTTGTATGCATTAATGGCAAAAGCTCACATGGAAAAATACGGAACAACTAGAGACCAGCTTGCAGAAGTTGCAGTGAAAAATCATCGCAACGGTGCATTGAATCCTCATTCGCAATTTCCAATGGAAATTACAAAGGATACGGTTCTTAAATCAGCAATGGTAGCTGACCCTTTACGTTTGTTCGATTGCTCACCTGTTACGGATGGTGCAGCCGCTGTTCTCATCACAACGGTTGATGAAGCAAAGAAACTCGGCAAGCAACCATTAGTGGTGATTAGCGGAATAGGCGTAGCAACTGATACAATTCAGCTTTGTCAGCGAAGAGACATTCTGAAACTTGATGCTATTGAGTTAGCAGGACAACGTGCATTGAAGATGGCAGGCAAAACCATCAGAGATATTAACTTCGCTGAAGTGCATGATTGTTTTACAATAGCCGAATTAATGGTGATTGAAGCATTAGGAATAGTTGAACCCGGACAAAGCGGTCCCGCAACTGTTTCCGGATTAACATCGTTAACCGGTAAATTCCCGATAAATCCATCAGGCGGATTAAAATCAAAAGGACATCCTGTAGGCGCAACCGGTGTAGCACAAGTATGCGAAGCCGTATTACAATTGCGCGGTAAAGCAGGAAAGCGTCAAATTAAAAATGCCAAAACAGCCCTGACGCAAAACATGGGAGGTTCCGGCGGTAGTTGTGTAATTCATATATTGGAGGCAAAATAA
- a CDS encoding Zn-ribbon domain-containing OB-fold protein — protein sequence MEVARHWRETPERYRMEGVKCSKCGKVLFPARIICPDCKSREFTKYKLSGKGKLFTHTIIRTAPEGFSDLAPYAVGIVELDDGTKILAQITDCNPEELKTGDKLIAKFRRMNEDGKTGMIMYAYKFVPDVGI from the coding sequence ATGGAAGTAGCAAGACATTGGCGTGAAACGCCCGAAAGATACAGAATGGAAGGAGTGAAATGCTCCAAATGCGGGAAAGTTCTATTCCCTGCAAGAATCATCTGTCCCGACTGTAAATCCCGGGAGTTTACAAAATACAAACTCTCAGGAAAAGGGAAACTCTTTACTCATACTATTATAAGAACAGCACCTGAGGGCTTTAGTGACCTTGCTCCGTACGCTGTTGGAATAGTTGAACTTGATGACGGAACAAAAATACTGGCACAAATTACCGATTGCAATCCTGAAGAACTGAAAACAGGAGATAAGCTTATTGCCAAGTTCCGCCGCATGAACGAAGACGGAAAAACAGGTATGATAATGTATGCCTATAAATTTGTTCCTGATGTAGGAATATAA
- a CDS encoding acyl-CoA dehydrogenase family protein, protein MYILKEEHNLIRESVRDFAEREIKPLARELDDNQKFSVELTKKMGEIGLFGMIVSQEYGGQGLDYLSYIIAVEELARVDSSQAVTVAAGNSLGMNPIYYFGNEKHKKKYLPKLCSGQHLFGFGLTEPNAGSDSRGTKTIAKLEDGKWTINGSKIFITNASSEITLGSIVQVVSGTDKKGEKEFSVIIVENGTPGFTAKVMHDKMMWRASNTAELYFDDCKVPEENLLGERGQGSKIMLSTLDCGRLAIGAMGLGLAQGAFELALQYSKERVQFGKPICKQQAVAFKLADMAMKVELARNLLYKACWLRDNNKPFAMEAAMSKLYCSEIAKEVADEAVQIHGGYGLMKDYDIERFYRDQRLLQIGEGTSEIQRLVIARYLGC, encoded by the coding sequence ATGTATATTTTAAAAGAAGAACATAATCTTATCAGAGAAAGCGTAAGAGATTTTGCTGAACGTGAAATTAAACCTCTGGCAAGGGAACTTGACGACAATCAAAAATTCTCTGTCGAACTCACAAAAAAAATGGGAGAAATCGGTTTGTTTGGTATGATTGTTTCACAGGAATACGGCGGACAGGGATTAGATTATCTTTCATACATAATTGCAGTTGAAGAGTTGGCAAGAGTTGACAGTTCCCAGGCAGTAACTGTTGCAGCAGGCAATTCCCTCGGCATGAATCCGATTTATTACTTCGGAAATGAAAAACACAAGAAAAAATATTTACCCAAACTTTGTTCAGGTCAACACTTGTTCGGATTTGGTCTTACCGAACCTAATGCAGGTTCCGATTCAAGGGGAACAAAAACCATTGCCAAACTCGAAGATGGCAAATGGACTATCAATGGTTCTAAAATTTTTATTACAAATGCATCATCCGAAATAACACTTGGCTCTATTGTTCAGGTTGTAAGCGGCACTGATAAAAAAGGAGAAAAAGAATTTTCTGTAATTATTGTTGAAAACGGAACTCCTGGTTTTACTGCTAAAGTTATGCACGATAAAATGATGTGGAGAGCTTCAAATACTGCTGAATTGTATTTCGACGATTGCAAAGTTCCCGAAGAAAACCTCCTTGGTGAAAGGGGGCAGGGTTCCAAAATCATGCTCAGCACACTCGATTGCGGAAGATTGGCTATTGGTGCCATGGGACTTGGATTAGCACAGGGAGCGTTTGAACTCGCATTGCAATATTCAAAAGAAAGAGTTCAATTCGGAAAGCCCATTTGCAAGCAGCAGGCAGTTGCATTCAAACTTGCCGACATGGCAATGAAAGTGGAATTAGCAAGAAATCTACTTTACAAAGCATGCTGGCTGAGAGATAATAATAAGCCATTCGCAATGGAAGCAGCAATGTCAAAACTTTATTGCTCTGAAATTGCAAAAGAAGTTGCCGATGAAGCCGTTCAAATCCACGGTGGATACGGCTTGATGAAAGATTACGATATCGAACGTTTCTATCGCGACCAGCGTCTTTTACAAATTGGTGAAGGTACATCCGAAATACAAAGATTAGTTATAGCAAGATACCTGGGATGCTAA